From Variimorphobacter saccharofermentans, one genomic window encodes:
- a CDS encoding ABC transporter ATP-binding protein, translating into MSINAVREDEYQKSVSKKNTLVRLFSYMLAYKLPILAVLFIMLITVAISIVNPLILERAVDFHIANKDMRGLFILGAFAVGLNIIFILLVKLRMYLMAKISNEVLLTIRQELYTHIQKLSFSFFDSRPTGKILARIIGDVNSLKDVLSNSVTTLIPDFVTICAVVTIMVLKNWRLAIASLITLPVMIFGLSFIQTRSHKRWQLHRKKSSNLNAFIHEDLSGMRIVQSFTAEDETEENFDFLLKEHRDSFVSAVRLNDAFGSVIDFSWGVGSFCMYLAAITILGIGKENVGTLVAFAYFSSMFWHPIMNLSNFYNQLITNISGAERIFDIMDTQPEIADSDTVTELPEIRGEVRFDHVSFAYDEDTKVLNDVSFQIKPGETIALVGPTGAGKTTIVNLISRFYDIQQGNIYIDGYNIKEVSIESLRKQMGIMTQDNFLFSGTIADNIRYGKLDATDEEIIAAAKAVNAHDFIMKMEKGYETELKERGAGLSIGQRQLLAFARTMVSMPKILILDEATSSIDTHTELLVQQGIEALLKGRTSFVIAHRLSTIRKADRIFVIDDGQILEQGSSDELIAKKGLYYNLYMAQFKNIEA; encoded by the coding sequence ATGTCAATAAATGCCGTCAGGGAAGACGAGTACCAAAAATCCGTCAGTAAGAAGAATACCTTGGTTCGGTTATTCTCCTATATGTTAGCTTATAAGCTTCCTATTCTGGCAGTTCTATTCATTATGCTGATTACGGTAGCAATCTCCATAGTGAATCCGCTCATCCTGGAACGGGCCGTAGACTTTCATATAGCGAACAAGGATATGAGAGGTTTATTCATTCTTGGAGCGTTTGCTGTTGGACTCAATATCATCTTTATTCTACTTGTTAAGCTACGTATGTATCTAATGGCAAAGATATCAAATGAAGTACTGCTTACGATAAGACAGGAATTATACACCCATATTCAGAAGCTTAGCTTTAGCTTCTTTGACAGTCGTCCGACTGGTAAGATACTTGCCAGAATCATCGGCGATGTAAATTCCTTAAAGGATGTTCTTTCGAACAGTGTTACTACATTAATACCTGATTTCGTTACAATCTGCGCTGTTGTAACTATTATGGTATTGAAAAACTGGAGATTGGCGATTGCATCATTAATCACTCTACCTGTAATGATATTTGGACTTTCGTTCATTCAGACCCGTTCTCATAAACGTTGGCAATTGCATCGTAAGAAGAGCTCTAATCTGAATGCCTTCATTCATGAGGATTTATCAGGTATGAGAATTGTTCAAAGCTTTACCGCCGAAGATGAGACAGAAGAGAACTTTGATTTTCTTCTAAAGGAACACCGTGATTCCTTTGTTAGCGCAGTTCGTCTTAATGATGCTTTTGGTTCTGTAATTGATTTCAGCTGGGGAGTCGGCTCCTTCTGTATGTATTTGGCAGCAATAACAATACTGGGAATAGGAAAAGAAAACGTAGGAACCTTAGTTGCTTTTGCCTACTTCTCCTCCATGTTCTGGCATCCGATTATGAACCTAAGTAACTTTTATAATCAGTTAATCACCAATATTTCCGGTGCAGAACGAATCTTTGATATCATGGATACCCAACCGGAAATCGCAGATTCTGATACAGTAACTGAGCTACCTGAGATACGCGGTGAGGTTCGCTTCGATCATGTATCCTTTGCCTACGATGAAGATACTAAGGTGTTGAATGATGTCAGCTTTCAGATTAAACCCGGAGAGACCATTGCATTGGTTGGTCCTACCGGAGCTGGTAAAACAACCATCGTAAATCTAATCAGTCGTTTTTATGACATACAGCAGGGTAATATCTATATCGACGGCTATAATATTAAGGAAGTATCCATTGAGAGCTTAAGAAAGCAAATGGGTATTATGACACAGGATAACTTCCTTTTCTCCGGTACCATAGCCGATAATATCCGCTACGGTAAACTGGACGCCACCGATGAAGAAATTATCGCTGCCGCGAAAGCAGTGAATGCCCACGACTTCATAATGAAGATGGAGAAGGGGTATGAAACAGAGCTGAAGGAACGTGGTGCCGGTCTTTCCATTGGACAGAGACAGCTTCTGGCATTTGCCAGAACCATGGTATCCATGCCTAAGATATTAATACTGGATGAAGCAACCTCCAGTATTGATACTCATACAGAACTTCTGGTACAGCAAGGGATTGAAGCACTTCTTAAGGGTCGGACCTCCTTTGTTATAGCGCACCGCTTATCCACTATCCGAAAGGCGGATCGCATCTTTGTTATTGATGACGGTCAAATCCTCGAACAGGGTAGTTCGGATGAATTAATCGCCAAAAAAGGTCTGTACTACAATCTGTATATGGCACAGTTTAAGAATATTGAAGCATAA